CTGCTATTCGGCCATTGCGGCGCTTCGGTGTCCGGGTTCGGTAGCTGTGGTGATGTCTTAGCAGAAGCAATCAGGGCTTTGCTTTCGTTCCCTTCTTCGTCAAAAGCCGTGACTTTGAACGAGTAGGTTGTATCAGCACTCAAGCCGTCAACCATCATTGTATAGACACTGCTGCTTACCGTCCTATGCTCCTTGCTATCGACGTAAATCCGATATCCGGTCACACCGACGTTATCCGTCGCTGTCGGCCACGACAGCTTTACGCTAGATTGCGTGACGTCCGACACCGTCAGCACACTTCCTTCCGGCCATTGCGGCGCTTCGGTGTCCGGTTTCGATGACTGTGGTAATGTCTTGGCTGTTGCAGTCAGGGGCTCGCTTTCTTTCCCCCCTAAACTGTACGCCCTAACTTGGAACGTATATTCCGTATCGGCCGTTAAGTCATTAATACTAGTTTCGTATTCGCTAGCGCTTACCGCCTTGCCCCCCGTCCCGATCACGGCAATCTGAAAACTAATTACTTTGTCATTATCTACCGGAACGGGCCAAGATAACTTCACACTTGTTTGTGTAATGTCTGAGATGGTTAGTGTACTTCCTTCCGGCCATGTCGGGAGTTCAGTGTCCACGATCGGAATGACCAGCAGCTTTGGTGTACCTGCACTAAACGTCAACGTCAAGGTGACCGATCCGACTGCCTGATGAGCCAGGTATTCCTTCTTGATCGTCAGCACATTGCCAACAAGCGTATAATCTTCGCTCGCCACTAGCTCATCCGAACCGTTCTTAATGCTGAGCAATGTGTTGCCGTTCAGTGTAACGGTCGTCGTTATATCCTCTTGATTCGCCGGATTCTTATCGAAGCTGCCGTTGATCGGGTCAACAAACACCGGACTCGGAAGAGTAACTGCCTCGCTTGTAACATCCCCGTCCGATCCAAGTACAGGCGCTGCAAAATTTAGTCGGGCGCCAGTAATTTCTCTATCATAGTTCGCTCCCAGATCTTCGAAAACCACTTTTCCATTTTCCGCTTGTTTTACTGTCGTACCTGTCAAATTCCAGTTTCCAGAGTCACTTTTTGATACCTCAACCGACGTGGAACTATTTTCACTCACATTGCCAAAATCATCGACAATCCATAAAACCGGCTGCGGGTCAAACAGCCCTGTTGGCGCGTCAAATCCTGAGATATCTCTCTGTATCTTTAGTTTCTTTCCATCGCCAGATTCAGGTTGTACGACAATGGCCTCCAGATTAGGCTCCAGCAGTCCCTTGATTTGAAATTGAAGCGTCTGCTGTACCGCTGCATGCAGAACAAGAGGTACTGTAGCGACTCCATTTGTAAATTGCACCTGAATCGTTTTTGGTGTGCCGTCCAATTCCTCGCCTGCAAAAAATCCGAATGTCCCATCTGGCGCTGCTGCATAGCCTTCAAGTGTTACTTCTGCCAGCTCGTTAAAGGAAGTATTCAAGCTGCCATCTGCGTAATGAACTTCAAAGAGAACGTTTACCGCCGAGCCCACTTTTAACTCTGGCGATTCAAGCTCAGCTACCGCTTTATATGGCTCCTGGACAAGTTGATAGTAGGCGCTTCCATTAGCTGAGTCGATAAAAGGACCTTCAACGAGAGTATCGGATTTCAAATTAACTACTGGCCGTATGCCAACCTTTAAGTTGCCAGACTTAACAAGAACTGCCCCATTCGCATTGTTGACTAGATAATTACTATGAAAGCTATATTGCGATCTAGTCCAATGATACTCCGATTCGTTGCCGCTAGTCTTTCTGTTGTTGGCATCATTGAAGTAAGGAATGACGAATTGTGGTAGACCGTTCACAGGAATTAATTCTAAAGCCGATAAAATAAAGAATGTCTCATCTTCTAGCCAGTCGCCATCGAGTAACCTTGGGTAACTCGTTAACGAGATCGCATTGCGGAATGACGAGGAGAAGGCTGGATAAAATGATTCTCTTAGCCAATGGCGGACAGGAGAAAGAGTCCAGCGATTCAACTTTTCTTGCCCAGTATCTTCAAGCGTTTCAGCTACAATTTCTTCTGAGATGAACAAGCTGGTATCAGGCCCGTGTCTATCTTTAGTTACGAGAATCCAGTTGATCGGCGCCGTCTTGTATATTACCGCATCCAACAATCCCGCTTCGATTGGTCCAGCTGTGAAATACCCCCATTCTCTGCTATCGCGAATTTTCGTGCCAATCGGTAAATCGCCAATACGCTGAGTCGTTACCTCAAGAGCCTCCCAGGGTAATGTTACAGTCGTACTTTCAATTGGCGGCAAGCCATCCGCTTCAAATCCAAGCTGCGCTCCCGTTACTACCGCTCCATTCGTTGCGCCAAGATTAGTAAAAGTTACGATCCCTGAGCTTGCTGTTGCCCTAGTAGACCCTGTAAGATTCCAGGCCCCCGAGTCCTTCTTCTTTACCGTAACAACGGTAATGCTGTCGTCTATGCTCGTATTGCCGTAAGCATCGAGAAGCGTGACGACAGGCTGCTGGGCGAGCATGCCTCCGTTGCTGACCGGAGCCTTAATGTCCGTGGTTAGCGCCATCGAGGCTGCACTTCCTGCTACTGGCGTAATGATCAACGAATTGGCCGCAGGTGATGCCACGCTCGCTACACTTATATTGATCGTCTGCCCTCCCGCTTTGTTTAGCCTCAGCTTGATTGTCGCTACGCCGTTTGTAAACGTGGCATTGGTCGTGTGTGACGAAGCGCTCAAGGCCGTCCCGTTCAAGCTGCCAAAGGAGCCATCCGGCGCTGGCAAGTACCCGGATATCGTCACCTCATGCGCTCCGCTAAACGTTGTGTCTGTGTACCCATTCGCATTTTTCACGGTCAGCGTGATCGGATCATCTACACCAACTCCGGGGATGGACGAGCCGGCGAACGCGGAGACAGTCTGTGCACTCAAGCTTAATTTTCGAATCCGACTATTAAAAACATCCGCTATGTACACGTTTCCACTGCTATCTACCGCTATGCCGTAGGGGCAATTCAAGTCTGCCGAGGCCGCCGGTACTCCGTCTCCCGAATAGTTATACCGCCCCGTACCCGCTATCGTGCTAATATTCCCAGATGTATCAACTTTCCGAATTCGGGAATTGGATCTATCCGCTATATATACATTTCCGCCACGGTCTACAGCTATTCCAATGGGCTGGTTAAATATAGCCGAGGCCGCTGGTACTCCGTCTCCCCAATAGCCCGGTCCATCCGTACCCGCTAATGTGCTGATCTTTCCCGTGGCATCGACTTTACGAACCCGGTGATTGAATGTATCCGATATATACAGATTTCCGCTGCTGTCAACTGCCACTCCAAGCGGGGAGTTAAGTTGGGCCGATGCGGCATCTCCTCCGTCCCCCGAATAGCCGCGAACTCCCGTACCCGCTACCGTGCTAATGGTTCCCGACGTATCGACTTTCCGAATCCGGTGGTTGCCTTTATCCGCAATATACAGATTTCCGCTGCTGTCTACCGCCACTCCGTCCGGATAACTTAGTTTAGCCGATGTCGCAGGTCCCCCGTCCCCCGAATAGCCGTTCCCCCTCCCGCCTGCTACCGTGCTGATATTCCCCGATACATCAACTTTCCGTATGCAGTCGTTAGAGTAGTCCACTATATACAAATTTCCAACGCTATCTAATGTCAGCCTATAAGGGTTATTCAATTGGGCCGATGTTGCAGGCCCTCCATCCCCCGAATAGCCGCCGGTACCTGTACCCGCTATCGTGCTAATCTTTCCTGACACATCGACTTTTCGGACCCGGTGATTGGAAGAATCCGCAATATACAGATTTCCAGTGCTGTCTACCGCCACTCCACTAGGGTTATTCAATTCTGCTGAAGCAGCAGATCCCCCATCCCCCGAATAATCGTTGGTACCTATGCCTGCTACCGTGTTGATGGTATAGCCGCTTGCAGCGTGGACTTTTCCTCCGTTCAGTTCTGGCACCACCGATGTGATCAATAATAGAGCCAGTACGCTGGCCGTTAACTTTTTGATCTGCTTACGAATTTTTTTCCCCTCCCAAGGCAAGTTTCTATGGCTCAGCAATTCCATATAAAAATAGACGTACAACCTCATCCGCCAAAACCTCTGGCTTTTTAGATGTTCGAGCTTTTTGTGTCGCGATAAAGCGTTCCATCATGCCCACGAGACTATCCGCAACGATCCCCATATCCATGTCTTTACGGAAATAGCCTGCCTGCTGCTCGGCAATCAGGTTCGCCAGGATCTGATCGGTCAATTGGTCTTTAATCTCGGCCGCCTGGGGAGCAACCAAAAAACCGATACTGGCCAGATGAGGTTCTTCGATAAAAAACCGGAAGAAATTCGTAAGCCCCTCCGTAATCCTTTGGCGGATAAATGTTTTCGCAATACCTGGTTCGAGGAGGCTTTTCTGGGTGTAATCACTTAACCGGGAACGAAATAAATGGACCAATTCTTGAAACAACGCATCTTTATTCTCGAAGTAAAGATAGAAGGTTGGTTGGGTAACCCCCGCCTTCTCGACGATGCTGCTTACCTTCGTCTCGTGATATCCTCGCAAGGCAAATTCTTCTGTGGCGATGCTTAACAATAAACCTCGGCTTTGTTCGCCGCTAGCTCCTTTCTTCCTTCCTCTCTGCCCCATACCTATCAATCTCCCTATTTATAAAATTATATTACTATAGAGTATTATATTATCATTTCCCCAAATTTCGTCAATAGATTGGATATTAAATAAAAAAAATCAACAAAGGAATCAATCTTACGCTGACCTATTTACCGCCGCGCACCCCCAATGTATATTCCCTGATATCCTTTTTCGACTCTGTCGCTTTAATCTCGTAATTATTGAATAAAAAAACGGCATTTTCTGCCGTTTGTATTAGATGTTGGTGAAGCCAAGGGGGATCGAGCCCATGACCTCATCGCTACCAGCGATGCGCTTCTCCCCGCCCTTGGGTAATACACTACCCCATAATTACGAGAGGAAGAAATAGAAAAGCTTCCCTCTATTCAGAAGGAAGCCCTAATCGTCACATGTTTATTCATTGGCACAGTCCGTCAAGATTCTCCCCATATCTACCTGATTATCGTCTGCCGCGCCCATCTTCCAATGAATTGACTAATTCGAAGTTTAAAGTCGATCTTAAATACCATACCTTTTAACTTCTACCTTGTTAATGATCGTACTTAGCATCATCTTCTTTCTTGCTATCGATGTCTGTTCGAATACATTGCACCAGTTCGGAATGTTTAGCAAAGTCATAGTGTGCCCGTGCCTCTACAACTTGAGTATAATTCACTCTTCCCCACTGCCTTAGCTCTTTCATCGGCTGAAGGAATGTTTCCCCTAATGGTGTTAATGAATACTCGACGCTTGGAGGCACTGTAGGAGTTATGTGTCGTTGGACCAATCCATCGCGCTCAAGCTTGCGTACCGTCTGGGTAAGCATTTTTTTGGATATCCCCTCAACCCTCCTGAGCATTTCTCCATATCGGATTTTACCGCTTTCCATGGCATAAAAAACAAGTGCAGTCCACTTGTTAGAGATAATGTCAAGAACTTTGCTATAACCGCAATTGGATAACGAAATGTCAGATTGTTTTGCTTTAGATGTATATGTCAAATGATTTCCCTCCTATGTAATGCTGTAATACAAAGTTCCCAGGATACTTTAAAGTGCCTACTTATATCATTCTAATTTTTGTAATACTATATGTCTACACCAGTACTGTAGCAGCTTTGTGCAAGATCTGCCGTAACAAGGCACCGCTTAAGGGCGATCCGGACGTTCCAAGAGCAGGAAGATATGCTCGCGATAGAGGTATCTTGTACTGGATTACTCCGATGGGTAGGTATAAACATGACAAATATTATTAAAACGCGTCCCAAGCTATTTGTATTGGATAACGGTCGAATGAGCATGGATAAAAATTGGATAATCGCCATGCATAATCCGGCTACAATAAATAATCCGAACGCCCCAACACAATTTGTGGAATTTCCAATTTACACGGTATTGATTGATCATCCTGAGGGGAAAATCTTGTTTGATACAGCCTGCAACCCAAACTCCATGGGCATTAGAGGGCGTTGGGCACAATCGACCCAACTGTCGTCTCCATGGGTGGCAGACGAGGAATGTTTCCTGCATAACCGACTGGAGCAACTTAATGTTAGACCCGAGGATATCAAGTACGTCGTTGCCTCCCACTTGCATCTGGACCATGCAGGATGCCTCGAAATGTTCACGAACGCGACCATTATCGTTCATGAGGATGAGTTTAATGGAGCACTGCAAACCTACGCCCGTAATGAAAAAGAAGGAGCCTATGTTTGGGCTGATATCGATGCATGGATCAAAAACCAACTACAGTGGAAAACGGTCAAACCGAGCGAAGACAACTTGGATCTGGTGGATGGCATCAAAATCTTGAATTTTGGAAGCGGTCATGCATGGGGGATGTTAGGTCTTCAGATCGAAATGCCAGAAACAGGCGGAATCATTCTAGCTTCCGATGCCATTTATACGGCGGAAAGCTTCGGTCCTCCGGTCAAGCCGCCTGGTATTATTTATGATTTGATCGGCTACAGAAATGCGGTCGAGAAAATCCGTACTTTGGCTACCCGCACGAATTCTCAAGTGTGGTTCGGGCATGATGCGGATCAATTCAGACACTTGAGAAAATCTACTGAAGGATATTATGAATAATAATAATCCCCTATCATGTTTAGTGGATGCTCTCTTTTGAAAGAAAAAGAAAATCACCAAAAATAAACTGGCGATTTTCTTTTTCTTTTTTTGACTGGACAGTTCATTCTAATACTTTATTCACAAAACATCATCGACAAGAATATGAGCTCAAAAGTGCAATAAAAAAAACGGCATCTCTGCCGTTTGAGTTAGGTGTTGGTGGAGCCAAGGGGGATCGAACCCCTGACCTCATCGCTGCCAGCGATGTGCTCTCCCGCGTAAGTCGGTTTCACTACCATTTGAACTATCAATTAATTCCTGTACCCGCAGCTTTATTTTGAGCTCAATTGAATCTCTATAAACAGTGACGCTATCAATCACACTGTTTAGCATCATCTTCTGCTTCTCGATAGGTGCATTTAGGAATACATCTTTCCAGACCGGGATTGATTTAACCAAATTCTCCATTTCATTCTTTTCTACTTTCTTATTCTGAACAATTGTATCTAGCTTTTCTAATTCAGCCGTAGCAACGGCTACTTCATTTTGTTTATTCTCTATAAGTGTATTGAGGAAATCTGGCTTAAAAGCACTCTTTCCTAAGATACTTTTTGGTACCTCAGCAATCAGAGTATCTAATTCCTTGTTCATATCACGAAGAGACTTAATCAATCTTTTTACTTCAATCTCTTCTTGATTCGTGGCCTTCGTTCTAATTCTTTTGACTTGTTCGGATACATCGACCGTTTTAAGTTGATCCAGAAATGCGAACAATTCATCCAATACCGTCTCTTCAATCTTTACTTGGGAATACACAGTTTGGCCAGCGCAGTCTATTTTACCTAGCGCTTTGCCGCTGCATCTATACTTAGCTTGGCGCCACTTTTGAATCTCCCCGCTCTTAAGTTCATATTTTTTTGAATTATAGGTTGTTGTTAATGGAGATCCACAGTAACCGCAGTTAATCATTCCAACTAATAGTAAGGGACTTTTAGAAACGAGGACCTTTTCGATATTAGGATCATTCATGTTCTCTGGGTTTCTCGATGAACGTATGTTCTGGAACTGTGATAAGGTGAGGAACGGCTTTTTTAGGTTTAACATGTTCTTCAACTGGGATAGTTTTTAACTTACCTTCATCATCCCTTCTCTTTTTTATTGTAGGACAACCTTTATATAAGGGGTTCTTTAGGATAAAGTTGATCGCCCCAGTAGTCCACTTCCCACCAGTCGGGGAAGGTATATTTATTTCAGGACTGTTGTAATACTTTGCAATTCGTTGCGACCCTAAGCCAAAAGAGTATACAAGATCATAAATCTGATAGGCAGTATGGTTGGTTTCCTCGTCTTTAACTCGCATTAACAATTCTTTGCCTTTTTTATTGAAAACACCCGATTTCACCAACTTATAACCATATCCCGCACTACCGCCAGTGAACAGACCATCTTCAGTCATTTGAATCTGATTCTCTGTAACGCGAACTGATGTCTTTTTACTTTCGCCTTCAGCTTGCCA
The window above is part of the Paenibacillus lutimineralis genome. Proteins encoded here:
- a CDS encoding S-layer homology domain-containing protein — its product is MELLSHRNLPWEGKKIRKQIKKLTASVLALLLITSVVPELNGGKVHAASGYTINTVAGIGTNDYSGDGGSAASAELNNPSGVAVDSTGNLYIADSSNHRVRKVDVSGKISTIAGTGTGGYSGDGGPATSAQLNNPYRLTLDSVGNLYIVDYSNDCIRKVDVSGNISTVAGGRGNGYSGDGGPATSAKLSYPDGVAVDSSGNLYIADKGNHRIRKVDTSGTISTVAGTGVRGYSGDGGDAASAQLNSPLGVAVDSSGNLYISDTFNHRVRKVDATGKISTLAGTDGPGYWGDGVPAASAIFNQPIGIAVDRGGNVYIADRSNSRIRKVDTSGNISTIAGTGRYNYSGDGVPAASADLNCPYGIAVDSSGNVYIADVFNSRIRKLSLSAQTVSAFAGSSIPGVGVDDPITLTVKNANGYTDTTFSGAHEVTISGYLPAPDGSFGSLNGTALSASSHTTNATFTNGVATIKLRLNKAGGQTINISVASVASPAANSLIITPVAGSAASMALTTDIKAPVSNGGMLAQQPVVTLLDAYGNTSIDDSITVVTVKKKDSGAWNLTGSTRATASSGIVTFTNLGATNGAVVTGAQLGFEADGLPPIESTTVTLPWEALEVTTQRIGDLPIGTKIRDSREWGYFTAGPIEAGLLDAVIYKTAPINWILVTKDRHGPDTSLFISEEIVAETLEDTGQEKLNRWTLSPVRHWLRESFYPAFSSSFRNAISLTSYPRLLDGDWLEDETFFILSALELIPVNGLPQFVIPYFNDANNRKTSGNESEYHWTRSQYSFHSNYLVNNANGAVLVKSGNLKVGIRPVVNLKSDTLVEGPFIDSANGSAYYQLVQEPYKAVAELESPELKVGSAVNVLFEVHYADGSLNTSFNELAEVTLEGYAAAPDGTFGFFAGEELDGTPKTIQVQFTNGVATVPLVLHAAVQQTLQFQIKGLLEPNLEAIVVQPESGDGKKLKIQRDISGFDAPTGLFDPQPVLWIVDDFGNVSENSSTSVEVSKSDSGNWNLTGTTVKQAENGKVVFEDLGANYDREITGARLNFAAPVLGSDGDVTSEAVTLPSPVFVDPINGSFDKNPANQEDITTTVTLNGNTLLSIKNGSDELVASEDYTLVGNVLTIKKEYLAHQAVGSVTLTLTFSAGTPKLLVIPIVDTELPTWPEGSTLTISDITQTSVKLSWPVPVDNDKVISFQIAVIGTGGKAVSASEYETSINDLTADTEYTFQVRAYSLGGKESEPLTATAKTLPQSSKPDTEAPQWPEGSVLTVSDVTQSSVKLSWPTATDNVGVTGYRIYVDSKEHRTVSSSVYTMMVDGLSADTTYSFKVTAFDEEGNESKALIASAKTSPQLPNPDTEAPQWPNSSELIVSDIMQTSVKLSWSTATDNDGVTGYRIYVDNKEHTTVTSTVYATTVNGLAANTTYTFKVTAFNEAGNESMPLAKQATTARSSSGGGGSGGSASGGSGSEGGITLSSNAELGELQVWDKDKILDLSPSFTVGTTSYTARTEAELVEIAVKPVHSAAKVMLKDKVIVDRTQVHLEEGDNKLVLIVMAENRSEKEYTLNIRREIPKPSEPVIHFTDISGHWAESNIKRAAANGIISGYPDGTFQPNLAVTRAEFTVMLAGALKLEGGSSSMTFVDHAQIGEWATRAVMQVVQEGIVNGYEDGSFRPSAYITRSEMAVMIARALKLQSNVQASTGFADDEAIQQWAKGAIEAIHALGIVDGRGQNRFEPNEKVTRVEATVMLLRMIGQQEEK
- the ahlS gene encoding AhlS family quorum-quenching N-acyl homoserine lactonase, whose translation is MTNIIKTRPKLFVLDNGRMSMDKNWIIAMHNPATINNPNAPTQFVEFPIYTVLIDHPEGKILFDTACNPNSMGIRGRWAQSTQLSSPWVADEECFLHNRLEQLNVRPEDIKYVVASHLHLDHAGCLEMFTNATIIVHEDEFNGALQTYARNEKEGAYVWADIDAWIKNQLQWKTVKPSEDNLDLVDGIKILNFGSGHAWGMLGLQIEMPETGGIILASDAIYTAESFGPPVKPPGIIYDLIGYRNAVEKIRTLATRTNSQVWFGHDADQFRHLRKSTEGYYE
- a CDS encoding helix-turn-helix domain-containing protein; this translates as MTYTSKAKQSDISLSNCGYSKVLDIISNKWTALVFYAMESGKIRYGEMLRRVEGISKKMLTQTVRKLERDGLVQRHITPTVPPSVEYSLTPLGETFLQPMKELRQWGRVNYTQVVEARAHYDFAKHSELVQCIRTDIDSKKEDDAKYDH
- a CDS encoding TetR/AcrR family transcriptional regulator; this encodes MGQRGRKKGASGEQSRGLLLSIATEEFALRGYHETKVSSIVEKAGVTQPTFYLYFENKDALFQELVHLFRSRLSDYTQKSLLEPGIAKTFIRQRITEGLTNFFRFFIEEPHLASIGFLVAPQAAEIKDQLTDQILANLIAEQQAGYFRKDMDMGIVADSLVGMMERFIATQKARTSKKPEVLADEVVRLFLYGIAEP
- a CDS encoding zinc ribbon domain-containing protein, whose amino-acid sequence is MNDPNIEKVLVSKSPLLLVGMINCGYCGSPLTTTYNSKKYELKSGEIQKWRQAKYRCSGKALGKIDCAGQTVYSQVKIEETVLDELFAFLDQLKTVDVSEQVKRIRTKATNQEEIEVKRLIKSLRDMNKELDTLIAEVPKSILGKSAFKPDFLNTLIENKQNEVAVATAELEKLDTIVQNKKVEKNEMENLVKSIPVWKDVFLNAPIEKQKMMLNSVIDSVTVYRDSIELKIKLRVQELIDSSNGSETDLRGRAHRWQR
- a CDS encoding recombinase family protein encodes the protein MTFLHNVGLARIFYEEKGWVFVKEYVEQVSGFRTYARDRDKIQEAMNDADNGKFDVLLCWMFDRLGRKEAETPFVVEWFAKRVQVWSVVEGQQKFEQHTDHLTNYIRFWQAEGESKKTSVRVTENQIQMTEDGLFTGGSAGYGYKLVKSGVFNKKGKELLMRVKDEETNHTAYQIYDLVYSFGLGSQRIAKYYNSPEINIPSPTGGKWTTGAINFILKNPLYKGCPTIKKRRDDEGKLKTIPVEEHVKPKKAVPHLITVPEHTFIEKPREHE